The nucleotide sequence ACCCTTTTAGCCGCTAAATTATGGCGCTTAACCCTCAATCAAGACTCATCCGGATTAGGCGTTAGTGCTACCCTCGAAAAAATCACTTCAACCCCTCAACCGTTAATTTACCGTCAAACCCGCCGAGTGGCAGACTTGGCCTGTAACAGCCAAAAGGCGACTAATTCTCTCTCTTTAATGTCTGATTGTCCACAAGCATTATCCAGCAGCCTAATGGGACAAGTAAATTCAACTCAAGCACAAGAAATAGAAGCATTACCAAAATTATCCATCGGCACCCCAATACAATATCGTCTGCAAAATTGGAGTGAGCAGCCGATTTATTGTCTTCTGTTTGCTCTCGATGCCAGTGGAAGCGCAATTACCCTCTACAGTCCCCAACCCATTCGTCAATCTGCCCCGGCTCAAGATCATTTAACACCCCTAAAACAGCCGGTTATAGAAGCCGGCAAAAGTTTGATTATCCCTCAGCCTTTAGGAGATCTATATTGGAGAGTTTCAGGACCACAGGGGTTAGTAGAAGTGTTCATTGTTTGTTCCCTGTTACCTTTTGAAAAAACCCTACAAGCTTTAGCCGCTAAACAATCCCTCAGTGGAGAACAAGAACAAATCTTAACCTTACCCAATCCCCTAGAAGTGGCTCAAGCTTTATTAACCGATTTACATACCACCAGCGCGATTAAAATGAATATCAACGGAATTTCAGCAGATAGCTATGCTCTTGATGTTAATGCCTGGGCAACTTTAAGCTTTATTTATCAAGTTGTCGAGTAAGTCGATACAATAGAAAAACGAAGGACAGAGTAAGCCGGGCGGGCAACAATCTAACCTTATCCCACCATTCACAACTGACCTCTAACAACTACCAACAAATCATTGATAATGAACATTCTCCCTCAGACGACTCGACGTCGCCTTCAAAAAATACAACAAATTCCCAGCGTCTGGGAAGGAGATCGTCGTTCCTTATCGGGTTTGAAATCGACATTAGACCCGAACTCAGAAGGTAATGGAGAGTGCATCATATGGGTAGATGGCTCAGAAGGCTTTGTGAGAGCAATGGATGTCGTTTCTCCTGAGATGGGACCAGAAGCAATTGTTCGTACTCTTTTACGAGCCATTGAAACTCCTCACAGTCCTGCTAAACCGGCTCGACCTCAAAAAATTGTGGTGCGTTCTCGAGAAACTCAGTTTTTTTTACGAGGCGCTCTGCAAAATCTTGATATTACCATTGATTATGTGCCAGAATTACCCCTGATTGATGAGCTTTTCCGGGGTTTTGAGGAAATGAATAATGCTAGACCGCCAGCTATTCCTGCGGCTTATGAACCTCTGCTCAGACAAAGCGCTTATGAGATTTGGCAAGCTCAACCCTGGAATGTATTAGCTGACCACGATATTTTAGCCATAGAATTAAATAGTTGCGGCATTGAAACCCTCTACGCCTGTATCATGGGAATGCTCGGGCGAGAATATGGCATCATTCTTTATCGCTCCCTTGAGTCCCTCAAACAATTTCGTATAGCGGCTATAGAAGAAAAATCCGCTAATCGTTTAGAAAAAGCTTTTTTATCTCAAGATTGTTGGTTCTTAAATTTTGAATCAATTTTTGATTTGGATGACGATGAAGATGAAGATGAAGATGAGGATGACGATTTTGATCTAGCCGATTTACCCACCTCAGAAATTCGACCTCTGTTTGGCAGTGTCCATCCTTATGAAGGCATTAGACCCTTTTTAGATGAAGAAGAATCCATCGCGATTTATCTGGGTTTACAGGCAATCTTACAGTTTTTTGAGTGTCATGAATCGGATTTAGATGAAGAGACAATTAGTGAAATTAAAAACACTTTTGAAGTGCCCCTGCCGGCTGAAGATAAAACAGAACAATTAATTTCTATTACAGTCTCGACTCTACCTCAGCTATCGAGTGAGTTAATCGAGATGATAGAAGACTCAGAAGATGATGAAGATAACGACAAGCTTCAGGTTCCTCTTCAAGATGATTTAGTACCGGAAAATTCTTTCCTCAGTCTGGGGATGGTTCCCTGGGATTTGATAGAGGATATTCAAGACCGCAGTAAAATCTATTACCAATCTAAAGAAATTTCTCCTAAAGGTGATGGATTACCGGTAATTATGATTCAAACTTCTCGCCCAAAAGCGAAAGAGTTAATTAATAAAATTCTTGACTGTGGCGGACTAGAATCAGTGTGCTTTAATCCGGGAGAAGATCCTTTTAGCGGCAATCATTATGATTTAGGAATTCTTCAGATGGTGGATGGAAGCTTGTATCTTTTTGGCGAATTTTTAGCGGATGATCCTGAACATATTCAAGCCCGCCGGAAATGGGAAAATCGCTGTCAAAAAACGCAAGGTTATTGTGGCTTAATTGTGGCTATGGGAGTCACGGGTTCTTCTCGGGGAAATCCTCAACTGAATGATATGATGGCTCTGTTTGAAACCAAAGCGGTTGATAGTAAAGAGTTAGCAATGGGAGTCTTACAGTTGATGCCACAGTTTGATTTTTAACGTTAAATATGGAGTCAAATAAAAATGTATTGTGTATCCAGAGGTAATTATTGATCTAATGTCATCACCTCAAGTGTTTGAGCAATCTATCCAAATTAATGCTAGTGCTACAGTGGTAGAAAAATGTATCACGGATTTGGAATTGATGCACCGTTGGTTGAATCCGGCTTTGCGTTGTGAAGCCCTAGGGAAATGGAATACAGAATTAGGCGGGCGCAGTCGTTTTATTATTCAAATTCCTCTAGTAAACCCAACTTTAAAAAGTGTGGTGGTTCAACGAGAACCGGGTTTAATTGTTTGGGCTTTTGAAGGGTTTTTTAAAGGGCGTGATCGTTGGGAATGTCAACCGAATGCTAAGGGAACTCTTTTAATTAATCGCTTTGAGTTTACTATTCCTAATCCTCTGGTGGGTTGGGGGTTTAATCTATTGGCGGCTAATTGGACTAAACAAGATATGAAGGCACAGTTAAGGCGGCTTAAACGAGTGGCAGAAGAGGTTTATTTATTGGAAGCTTAACCTGTAGGGCAACACAGAAAAGCCCATTGTCATCCTGAGTGACAGCGAAGGACCTCGAAAGTCAAGATATGTAATAAGAGATTCTTCGCTACCTTATGCTGTCCCTTCGACACCGCGAGGGGCTTCGGCTCAGAATGATAAAATCAATTTAACTCTTCTGAAAAATCTACCTGTTTCTGATAACAATAAGGCCCCATTAAAGCCCCCCAAATTGCTCGACCTGTATTAATATCAATGCCCTTATCATAAGTTTTCAACTCTTGAGAATTCACCTCAAACCCCAAAGAAACCTGAAAACTTTGACCTTGATAACTAAAAGCACAAGGAGACTCAGACACAGCAAGCGCCTTAAAATGATAATGATTCCCCGCTAATTGATTACTCTCAACCTTTAATGTACATCCCGGAGCCGTTAAACATTCTACTTGTTCTAGCGTTAACTGTTGTAATAACTCCGGTTTACGTCCTAAACCCTGCACAGGTGAGATGTCTTTAAACATATAATGTTCAACTTGTAAACATACCGGAGAGGTAGAAACCTGACGTAAGCGCCACAAGCGAGGCCGATAGGGCTGATCTAAATTCACGATACTCGCCTGTTCAGCAAACAGAGTAATACTATCTTCAGTAAAAAGCGGCACAGGACGTAACCACAAACGCAGATGAACAAACCAAGCAGCAGACTCCATCGCCTGTGGTCTATTTTCAAATTCGCCTGCTAGATAGCGTCCTAAAGTAATCAGTTCTGGTGCTAGTTTATTATTCATGAGTCATGAGTCATTAGTCATTAATCATCAGTGTTGTCCCTTCTCCCTTTCCCTACTCTTTATTTAACACTTGGCAAAGAGAACCATAAGAGAGACAATGAGATCACTGTATATTAAAGTTAAGTCTGTTTGTGGATAAGGTTAGAACAGTCTCAGATAGTAAAAGAGATTTTTATTCAAAGCACACCCGTCCGATTAATTCAGTTTACCGCCGGGTGGTGGAAGAATTGTTAGTCGAGACGCACCTCCTCTCAGTCAATTCAGATTTTCATTACGATCCCATTTATGCTTTAGGGGTGGTTACTTCTTTTGAACAGTTTATGCAGGGATATCGCCCAGAAACCGATAAAGAATCTATTTTTAACGCTTTATGTCAGTCTGTCGGCGGTGATCCTCAACAGTATCGCGGAGATGCCCAAAGTATACTGTCAACGGCTAAACAGTTATCAGCACAAGACTTACTCTCTAAACTTCAGTCTTCATCCATAGCTTACCCTCAAGGAGACAATAAAATTATAGAGACGCTTGTGGCAATCGCCAATGCTCCTAAATTTAAATACACTCGTCTGTTTGCTATTGGGATTTACACGATTTTAGCTGAAACTGACCCAGAACTGCTCAAAGATCAACAAAAGCGGCATGAGGTTATCAAACAAATTGCTGAAATCTTGCATTTACCCGAAGAAAAAATGCAAAAAGACCTCGATCTTTATCGTTCTAATTTAGAGAAAATGGAACAGCTATTGACAGTGATTGAGGAAGCTTTGCAAGCTGATCGCAAAAAACGAGAACAACGCGATCAAGCCAAAACCCAAGCAGAAACTTCTTCATAGACTATGTAACCTCGAGTTCTGGTGCGTTAAAATCTAACGAGTAGACTGTTTGAGCTACAATAGTGCTTTAAATGTCCGCAGAGAGGGGGAAATAAGCGCTTAAATCTTTTATAAGTGCGGAAAATTGCCCCGAACAATCTCAAAACATTATGGCCTTATTTTAGCTGAAACAGTCCATTACTACACACCTTTTTAGTTAATGCTCCATGAAATTAACATGATTCATCATATTTCTCTGCCGGCTCAAAATCCTCCTCATGTTGCTCAAGTTCTTGCTGAACTTTTTAATGGCTATTTTGCCCCTTTTCACTCTAATGCTGATAGCTATGTCGCTTTAGCTGCTGATGAGTACGGAACTTTAATAGAAGTTTATCCCCTCGGTACAGAAATGCTTCCCGGCAAAGACAATGAACCAATACAGTATCAACGTAATGAAAATTTTTCTCCCTTTATCGCTACTCATGCCGCTATTTCTGTTCCTAAAACTCAAGAGGAAATAGAAAATATTGCTAACCGAGAAGGCTGGCGAGTTTTGCGCTGTAACCGAGGGGGATTTTTTGATGTAATTGAGTTTTGGGTAGAAAATAACATATTACTAGAATTGGCTACCCCTGAATTAGCCCAACAGTATCAAGCCGCCTTAGCCCCTGATAAATTAGCTGAACTTTTTGCGGCACAAAATTAATAAGAATTAACAGATAACCGTTATTAGTTTCCTTAATTGTTTATTTAGCTATTTATGGACCTGGATAAGTTTTAATCACTCGACCATGACTGATCCAAGAAAGACCTTGACTAGCTGATGTACTAATCATCACTCCTTCTACTACTGGCTCTGAAACTTTTTCTTGAGCTACCCATTCCACAATAAAACTCGCACTTGTTCCTCCTTTTGTATTAGTTCTAGGAACCACAAAATCTTTAGCCGCTAGAGGAGAAATTTCAATGGGTTGCTTTAAATAGGATGCCACTAATTGCCCTGTTGAACTATAGTAATTAACAGATTTAATAATAATAGATTTTTTAAAATCTGTGTTGCGAACACTCAAAGTATTCGTTAAATCAAGTAATCTTTTTTCCGTTTCAAAATAAATGGAAGAATAAACGGGTACATAAATGGTTTGACCGGTAATAATTTTAATATTATTATCTAGGGTGACTTTTTTGACAACTTCGGGAGAAGGTTGATTATTAGGTAACTGACTGGGAGTATTTTCAGGCTGTTGTTTAAGTTCTTGTGATAGAAGAAAACCGACGCTTACAGCAGCAATAACTATCCCAATTAAATGAATAACTTTCATAAGGCAAAAGGCAAGAGGCCAAATGATTTACCGTTCCTTGTGGGCAACTTGACGGACTAAAGCCGCTAATCGTTGGGCACTATCAATAACTGCTAAATTAGCCGTTTTCTCAGTCATTTGTGGCAAGATTTCTGGAGAATTTAATAAATCTAACACAACTTTTTCTAATAACTGAGGGGTTAATTCTTCTTGACGATACAGATAAGCCGCCCCGGCATCAGCAAAAACTCGAGCATTATAAGTCTGATGATCTTCTGCCGCATAGGGATAAGGAATCAAAATAGCTGGCGTATGAGTAACCGCTAATTCAGTTAAAGTCCCTGCCCCTGCCCGACTAATGGCTAAATTAGCCCTTTGTAATAATCCTGCCATATTCTCATAAAAGGGCAAAGGAAAATATTGAGGATGTTTTAAACTATCAGCCGCTTGGTCTCTATCTCCAGTTAAATGAACCATATAAGCACCCACCTCAAACCATTTTAGGGCACATTGCCGCACCAATTCATTAACCGCTACTGCGCCCTGAGAACCCCCCACCACGACAATTAAAGGTGCCTCATCAGGAATCGGTAAATCTAAAGCTTGAGGCGTTAAAAATTGACTGCGTACAGGCGTACTGACCCAAAGGGTCTTAGCTTTGGGAAAATATTGAGAACTTCCTGCAAACCCTAAAGCCACCGTCTGACACCAACGGCTAAAAAAACGAGTGACTTTTCCGGGCAGATAATTAGATTCGTGGAGGATCACGGGAACTCCTTGCAAATGGGCGGCTAAAATAGCCGGGCCGGCAATATAACCCCCAGTGGTAAAAACTAAATCAATATTTCTTTGTTTGAGTAAGTTTTTCACCTGAAATACTGATGCAATCAAGCGCAGCAAAATTCGCAAGTTACCCACTACAGAGCGAGTTTGAAACCCTTCAACCGCAATGGTGTGCAAAGGATAGTCAGAAGGAACGAGGGTTTGTTCTAGACGGTTAGGCACCCCCAACCACTCAATTTTTAAGTCGGGTAATTGTTGGGCTACAGCAAGGGCGGGAAATAAATGTCCTCCGGTTCCACTGGCGGCAATGAGTAATCGAATTTGGCTCTGAGTCATTCCAAGTGTTATTGTAATTTTTTGAGTTTAATTTAAGAAACAATTTGGGAGAGCTATAAGTCCCACTCTCTAACCGAAGGATCGCGCATCTGGATAGATGGACTCCCCCCAAGCAAATTATAAGCTCGATTAGGAAGCGATCAATTACATTTACCAGAATTAAAGTTGGTGATAGGATATTACTAAGTCGAGCTTCAAGGGGTGATTAATATATAAACTCTATCGTGCGACTCGTTCCCATCAAAAGTCTAACAGACGTGTTAGCTTACCCACCATTTAAATTTTCAAGCAATGCGTAATAAGTTAAGCCTTCGACAACTATTGTTGCTTTCTCCCTTTCAGGGATTGATTTTGTTCCTGTTGAGTATAGGGATTGTTATCTCTCCTAAGACACTCCTACAAGCACAAACACAACCTGTGCCCAATGATTTACAAACTCTTATTACTCAAATTCAAACGGCGGCTAATCGGCATGATATTCAAGGGGTTATGCAGTTCTACAGCCCCCAGTTTACCAATTCTGATGGATTAACTTACCCCAATTTACAGCAAAGCTTAACTCAACTGTGGAAAGACTATAAAGACGTTAAATATAATACCCTGGTTGAATCTTGGAACCAAGAAGGCAACAAGACGGTTGCTCAAACGGTCACGAAAATTCAGGCCACCGGACAACATTTAGGAAGAACATTTAATTTAACTTCTACCATTACCTCAAAACAGCATTTTCAAAACCAGAAGTTAGTTTATCAAGAAATCATATCAGAAAAGACTGAAATCACTGCCGGTAATAATCCTCCTCAAATAGATGTACGCTTACCTCAATCGGTTAAAGTAGGGCAACCTTTTGATTTTGATGTTATTGTTGAACAGCCTTTAGGAGAAGATCGTTTAGCCGGAGCCGCTCTTAATGAAAAGATCTCTAGTGAGGGCTACCTCAATCCCAGTGCATTAGAGTTAGATTTATTACCAGCCGGCGGAATTTTTAAGCGAATTCCTGCCATACAAACCCCCCAAAATCATTGGTTTTCTGCCATTATCGTGCGGGGAGATGGGATGTCGATCGTTACTCAAAGAGTGAACGTAGAAAAATAATTTTGTAGGGGCATACATGAGTATGCCCTTCGATGCCTCAATTTTTAATTTTAAAAAATCTTAAAAATGATTTAGGTTGAACAGATTTGAATGTTAAAAGTTTTTAGAAAATTAAAGCTAAATAATGCGCGAAAAAGGGTTATTGACCTACTTTAATTTATTGCTTGTTTTTTGTTTTGCGAAATAAACCGCCGAAACCGATAGCCGCGCCGACACCTAGCATGGTGAGGGGTTCAGGTACAGCGAAGGAAGCATTATCAATTTCAAAGGCATCGACCAATGTCGAATTATTACCAAAAACAACAGAATTAAAAGAGCTTGTGCCGATCACACCCAGGAAGCCATCTGCTGCGCCAATGGTGTCATTAACTAGGAGGGTTTGCGCTCCCGTGCCATCGAAATCACCACTCAGTGTTAAACGACCCGCATTAGTGCTGATAAAATCGGCTCCGAAAGCGAACACTGATGTGGGCAAATTCCAGGTTATAGTGGTAGAAGCCGTAGCGCCACCGGTGGCGTTCTTGTATGTGCCCCCTGAAACAGAGTTATTATTAAACGCATTAGGCAGTGTAATATTAGCAGCATTAGTGGAAACAATCCCTGAATCTAGGGTAATCGACTGTGCCGAAGAGATATCGGTGCTAAATGTATCAGTGGTGGTGACACCGCCAAGGGCATCTACTGCTGATTGCCAAGCGGCGCGATTGGTATAAATTGTATATGCATGGGCGGAAGCAATAGAACCAAAGACCATAGCCATTGTTCCTGTGGCTAAAGCCAAGGATTTAACAGAATTATACATATTTTTCCTCGAAAAGGATTAAATGAACGTTAGCAGAGACAACAATATCATAGGCTTATGACTAAATCAAGTCATATTGCCTTGGTAAAGTATAAATTTAAGTTATTATTTTAGAAAAAGCGATTAACGAATTAATCAGGGCACACTCATGTATGCCCCTCAAAACTTCACTACTTTTTGAAAATTATCTTATTGCTTGTTTTTTATTTTGCGAAATAAGCCGCCCAAACCGATAGCCGCACCGACACCTAATAGGGTGGTAGGTTCAGGAACCGAGGCGAAGGAAGCATTATCAATTTCAAAGCCATCGACGAATGTCGAATTACTACTAAAAACAACAGAATTAAAAGAGCTTGTGCCGATCACACCCAGGAAGCCATCTCTTGCGCCAATGGTGTTATTAACTAGGAGGGTCTGCACTCCAGTGCCATCGAAATCACCACTCAGTGTTAAACGACCCGCATTAGTGTCGAAAAAATCGGCTCCGAAGGCGAACACCGATGTGGGGAAAGTCCAAGTAATACTCTCAGAAGCCGTATTACTAGCGATAGCGGTGGCATTTAGGTACACACCATCCTCAACAGCATTATTATTAAAGATTATTTCTAAAACATCAGGGGGAAGAGAATTGGTAGAGGTAATTCCTGAATCTAGGGTTATGCTTTGAGCTTTGGGGATATTATTGCTAAACGTATCAGTCGTAGTCACACTGCCGGCAAAGGCATCTACTGCTGCTTGCCAAGCGGCGCGATCTGTATAAACCGTGAATGCCTGAGCGGAAGCAACAGCACCGAAGACCATAGCCGTTGTTCCTGTGGCTAAAGCCAAGGATTTAATAGTATTAAACATGTTTTTGCTCTGAGATTATGGATAGAAACATTAGCAGACTCAACCATATCATAGGGCTATAAGAAAAGCAATATTTATACCTAATTTATAAGTTTAAGTTTAGGTTATTGTTTGAGAAAATTTAGCTACAAGTAATTCTTGTGAAAACGGCTACAGTTGCTTGTTTAAATCTTTTTCTTAAAAGGGGTTAGAAGCATAAATCTCTAGTAAACCCTTAGAAAATAGAGATAATACCCATTTGCGCTCATTCAAGCTGTCAATCTATTTATTAAAAAAATCTTAAAAGTTTCGTGGGTAAGGCATACAGTATTTTAATATTTTTTTAAGTTTTTCGGGTGCTTAGGGAAATGAAAACCTGAACATTAATAAAACCTCTACAATAGACCGATAGTTCCTAATAATTTAACTCCACTTAATCTAAAATGGCTAAAATGCGGAGTAAATCTTCATCAAAATTTGACTATGAAAATTTTGGTACTGAACGCCGGCTCTAGCACGCAAAAAAGCTGTTTGTATGATTTAAATGGGGAGACATTTCCTCAAGACCCTGCAAAACCGATATGGAAAGCTGATATTGATTGGACTATAGCTAGAGACTACGGACTTTTAAAAGTAAAAGCTAATGGCATTAATCAAGAAATTAAACTGGGCGGAGAGGATCGTCGCCAAGGAATTGCCCAAATGTTAGATACTTTAATACAAGGAGAGACTAAAGTCCTTAAGAATTTATCTGAAATTGATATTGTCGGTCATCGAGTGGTGCATGGAGGAACAGACTTTTCTCAAGCAACGTTGATCACCCCAGAAGTCAAAGAAACCATTGCTCGCTTAATTCCCCTCGCCCCTGCCCATAACCCGGCTCATCTAGAAGGAATAGAAACCATTGAGAAAGTTTTAGGAAATACCCCACAAGTAGCAGTTTTTGATACCGCTTTTCATAGCACTATTCCTCTTGAAGCGGCTGTCTATCCCATTCCTTATGAGTGGTATCTAAAGGGAATTCGACGCTATGGATTTCATGGAATCAGTCATCAATACTGCGCCACTAGGGCGGCTCAAATTTTAGGAAAACCCTTAAACACTTTAAAACTGATTAGTTGTCATTTAGGGAATGGCTGTTCTTTAGCCGCCATTAAAGAGGGCATAAGTATTAATACGACGATGGGTTTTACACCGCTAGAGGGGTTAATGATGGGGAGTCGAAGTGGTTCCATTGATCCAGAAATTCCGCTTTTTTTGCTGCGAGAATCAGGTTTAACACCCGAACAAGTTAGGACTATGCTCAATGCCCAGTCAGGATTAAAAGGCGTTTCTGGGGTATCTTCAGATTTAAGAGCCGTCATTCAAGCCATATCCGAAGGAAATGAACAAGCGAAACTGGCCTTTAATATCTATATTCATCGGTTACAGTTTTATATAGGAGCGATGTTAGCTTCTTTAGGGGGTTTAGATGCTCTCATTTTTACCGCCGGCGTAGGGGAAAATGCCGCTCTCGTTCGAGAAAAAACCTGTGAGGTTTTCCAATTTTTGGGCTTAAAATTGGATCAGACTCTCAATCAAGCTCATCCTGTGGATGCAGATATTGCGGCTTCTGATTCTACCGTGCGAGTATTAGTGATTCATACTGAAGAAGACTGGGCAATTGCCAGCAAATGTTGGATGATCTCCAAAAAATCGGCCCGTAGTTGACGTTACAATTAAAGAATAGGTTAGGTAGGGGACCAAGTAAAAGCGCCTATTCATCATCTTTCTCTTGCTCCCTACTCTTTTAATGCTATTTACTTTATAAGTAGGTGGACATTCATTAAAGTTATCTGGGTGAAAAAAACAACAGGGAACAGCAGTTCTATAAACAGCAAAGGCCCGAGTTCAGGGGTTTTTACATTTCAAGATCGAGTCTGTGGATTAAGTCGTGCTTTGATAAATTTGATAGTTGAGATAGGGAACACTCGAACAGAGAAGAGGGAATAGCACGCTTATGTACAATCTGTTGCTTGGGTACTTATAAATTTGTCTAATGGACAGTGGCAATAAGACGCTATTGTGCTTTAATTTTAAATAACTGTAGCTAGAAAAAGTAACCACCCATAAATAACAGCAAAAACATCTAGCCAGTCATTGCCCTTACTCAGTAATCATCAGCCAGAAACAGATTAATAGATTAGAGGAATGATCACCTCAATGAACTGAAGCTAAAAATTCGTCAATTTTAAGAAAAAGAACCATGAAACCAGCAAAACTCCCCTACAATTCTGCTAACAGACTTTTGATGATTCTTAACAAAACTCATTTATTTGGGCAAGAACGTCCTGAGTTACCCATCAGAGATATTTTTGCTAGTGCGATGCAGACTAAACGAGACATCAGTGCTTTTTATTGCGCTTGGGCAAAATTATTTTGCCTGATTGACCAATTAAAAAAAGACATAACACAATTACCTGAAGCCAAATATCATATCTATAAAAAAGCCCTAGAAGAAATTGTCAAAAATATTTCTAAAACCGATCTTTCAAGAAGTTGGGAAACTATGTCACACGAGCATTTTTTCTTAAATAATCCTAATTCTAATGGGTTTCATATTTTAGAACTCTGTGCCCTAGATCTCGGCAATAAAGAAACTGAAATAAGCCCAGAAAAATTAAGGTTTTTTCAAACACAGATAGAAAAATTTTTGCAAGAAATTCAAAATATTAAATCTTTTAATTTAAAAGTTTTTTTAGAAGATCAGTTATTAGAATTAAAAGAAAAAATAGAGTCTTATCAATTTTCGGGTTCTGAAGGGTTGAAAAAATCGGTGGAACAAAGCTTAGGATCGCTGCTGCTAAAAAATTCTGAATTTGAACAAACTTTAGAGGCAGAAAAACAACTGATACAGCATTTTTTAAAACTTCTAAAATATATTTTAGAGACTTTGATGCCAGTTAATCTACGCTTACCTGATAAAGTTTTAGATAGCTTCAATCTACAAGCTCTTAAACAATCTGACTCTTCTATTTAATGGTCATTAGTCATTGGTACTTTCCCCCTTCCCCCTTCTCCCTTCGCCGCTTGCACCTCGCGGTGCCGAAGTGTTGCCTGTTGCCTTTTGATTACCGTTAATGGCTCTCGAAACTTTAGCTGAGAGGATTTCATCTTTATGATGAGATACAACTTATGGTTAGTCCTGATCTAATATCGATGCCTTCCTCAAAACGAATCCTATTTATCAGTAACGGACACGGAGAGGATACCCACACCGCCGGGGTGATCCAATCTTTGCTGGAACTGTGTCCTACCATTGAACCAGCAGCCATGTCTATTGTAGGGGAAGGAAAGGCTTACCGTAACATCAATGTCCCCATTATTGGCCCGACAAAAATTATGCCTAGTGGCGGCTTTACCTATATGAATCGTCTTCTACTACTCAAAGACATTCAAGCAGGACTGATCGGCTTGACCTGGCAACAGTTACAAGCTACCTTAAAGTATGCTCGCGGGTGTGATTTCGTCATGGCCACTGGGGATACAGTGGGACAAACTTTTGCTTATTTAACGGGTCGTCCTTTTATCTCGTTTATCTCTTGTCTTTCTGCTCTCTACGAAGGACATTTAAATCTCGATTTACTTTTATGGCATTATTTTAAATCGAATCGTTGTAAAGCAGTAATTACTCGTGACCCTTATACGGCCGAAAATCTCAAGAGTCAAGGCTTAACTAAAGTTCACTTTGGCGGCATCCCAGGCCTCG is from Gloeothece verrucosa PCC 7822 and encodes:
- the psb29 gene encoding photosystem II biogenesis protein Psp29, whose amino-acid sequence is MDKVRTVSDSKRDFYSKHTRPINSVYRRVVEELLVETHLLSVNSDFHYDPIYALGVVTSFEQFMQGYRPETDKESIFNALCQSVGGDPQQYRGDAQSILSTAKQLSAQDLLSKLQSSSIAYPQGDNKIIETLVAIANAPKFKYTRLFAIGIYTILAETDPELLKDQQKRHEVIKQIAEILHLPEEKMQKDLDLYRSNLEKMEQLLTVIEEALQADRKKREQRDQAKTQAETSS
- a CDS encoding SRPBCC family protein → MSSPQVFEQSIQINASATVVEKCITDLELMHRWLNPALRCEALGKWNTELGGRSRFIIQIPLVNPTLKSVVVQREPGLIVWAFEGFFKGRDRWECQPNAKGTLLINRFEFTIPNPLVGWGFNLLAANWTKQDMKAQLRRLKRVAEEVYLLEA
- a CDS encoding DUF6930 domain-containing protein, which translates into the protein MNILPQTTRRRLQKIQQIPSVWEGDRRSLSGLKSTLDPNSEGNGECIIWVDGSEGFVRAMDVVSPEMGPEAIVRTLLRAIETPHSPAKPARPQKIVVRSRETQFFLRGALQNLDITIDYVPELPLIDELFRGFEEMNNARPPAIPAAYEPLLRQSAYEIWQAQPWNVLADHDILAIELNSCGIETLYACIMGMLGREYGIILYRSLESLKQFRIAAIEEKSANRLEKAFLSQDCWFLNFESIFDLDDDEDEDEDEDDDFDLADLPTSEIRPLFGSVHPYEGIRPFLDEEESIAIYLGLQAILQFFECHESDLDEETISEIKNTFEVPLPAEDKTEQLISITVSTLPQLSSELIEMIEDSEDDEDNDKLQVPLQDDLVPENSFLSLGMVPWDLIEDIQDRSKIYYQSKEISPKGDGLPVIMIQTSRPKAKELINKILDCGGLESVCFNPGEDPFSGNHYDLGILQMVDGSLYLFGEFLADDPEHIQARRKWENRCQKTQGYCGLIVAMGVTGSSRGNPQLNDMMALFETKAVDSKELAMGVLQLMPQFDF
- the murG gene encoding undecaprenyldiphospho-muramoylpentapeptide beta-N-acetylglucosaminyltransferase; amino-acid sequence: MTQSQIRLLIAASGTGGHLFPALAVAQQLPDLKIEWLGVPNRLEQTLVPSDYPLHTIAVEGFQTRSVVGNLRILLRLIASVFQVKNLLKQRNIDLVFTTGGYIAGPAILAAHLQGVPVILHESNYLPGKVTRFFSRWCQTVALGFAGSSQYFPKAKTLWVSTPVRSQFLTPQALDLPIPDEAPLIVVVGGSQGAVAVNELVRQCALKWFEVGAYMVHLTGDRDQAADSLKHPQYFPLPFYENMAGLLQRANLAISRAGAGTLTELAVTHTPAILIPYPYAAEDHQTYNARVFADAGAAYLYRQEELTPQLLEKVVLDLLNSPEILPQMTEKTANLAVIDSAQRLAALVRQVAHKER
- a CDS encoding DUF3124 domain-containing protein is translated as MKVIHLIGIVIAAVSVGFLLSQELKQQPENTPSQLPNNQPSPEVVKKVTLDNNIKIITGQTIYVPVYSSIYFETEKRLLDLTNTLSVRNTDFKKSIIIKSVNYYSSTGQLVASYLKQPIEISPLAAKDFVVPRTNTKGGTSASFIVEWVAQEKVSEPVVEGVMISTSASQGLSWISHGRVIKTYPGP
- a CDS encoding PEP-CTERM sorting domain-containing protein, with translation MYNSVKSLALATGTMAMVFGSIASAHAYTIYTNRAAWQSAVDALGGVTTTDTFSTDISSAQSITLDSGIVSTNAANITLPNAFNNNSVSGGTYKNATGGATASTTITWNLPTSVFAFGADFISTNAGRLTLSGDFDGTGAQTLLVNDTIGAADGFLGVIGTSSFNSVVFGNNSTLVDAFEIDNASFAVPEPLTMLGVGAAIGFGGLFRKTKNKQ
- a CDS encoding chromophore lyase CpcT/CpeT; translation: MNNKLAPELITLGRYLAGEFENRPQAMESAAWFVHLRLWLRPVPLFTEDSITLFAEQASIVNLDQPYRPRLWRLRQVSTSPVCLQVEHYMFKDISPVQGLGRKPELLQQLTLEQVECLTAPGCTLKVESNQLAGNHYHFKALAVSESPCAFSYQGQSFQVSLGFEVNSQELKTYDKGIDINTGRAIWGALMGPYCYQKQVDFSEELN